One region of gamma proteobacterium HIMB55 genomic DNA includes:
- a CDS encoding 2-hydroxychromene-2-carboxylate isomerase (PFAM: DSBA-like thioredoxin domain; overlaps another CDS with the same product name), producing MIKAYIDFKSLECFLALEPIIELAEEFGVSIDWQPFSSRPRALPTQVDDETVTQTHHRVRAESEHRLRYLYASVRGYKIPSESATEDSTEALVRLNQITGDRTAFVKQAFEACWLKKQNLDDTRLLDEICLSTSAVYDSKKDDLEETQAIAEEAGLFDAPTFIIDGQLFMGRAHIPWMRELLQ from the coding sequence ATGATTAAAGCCTACATCGACTTCAAGTCACTCGAGTGTTTCCTCGCGCTTGAACCCATCATTGAGCTCGCGGAAGAGTTCGGGGTATCGATTGACTGGCAACCCTTCTCAAGTCGCCCACGTGCGCTACCAACACAAGTCGATGATGAAACCGTAACTCAAACCCATCACCGCGTAAGAGCAGAGTCGGAGCATCGACTAAGATATCTCTATGCATCAGTTCGCGGTTATAAGATTCCAAGTGAATCCGCCACAGAAGATTCTACTGAGGCGCTGGTTCGTCTCAACCAAATAACGGGCGATCGGACTGCGTTTGTAAAACAGGCCTTCGAGGCGTGCTGGCTCAAGAAACAAAACCTCGACGACACACGCCTTCTAGACGAAATTTGCTTGTCGACATCGGCTGTGTACGACAGTAAAAAGGATGATCTTGAAGAAACTCAGGCGATCGCAGAAGAGGCAGGCCTGTTTGACGCACCCACATTTATCATTGATGGGCAGCTGTTCATGGGAAGAGCGCACATCCCGTGGATGCGTGAGTTACTGCAGTAA
- a CDS encoding 2-hydroxychromene-2-carboxylate isomerase (PFAM: DSBA-like thioredoxin domain; overlaps another CDS with the same product name), producing MDVLKSDSPVIVYLDIKSPYAFISVKPTLALERELGLSFDWRPYTLDIPSYLGSARKEKGAVVESSGRSPKIWNAIRYAYMDARRYAEKQGYVLKGTEKIWDSSLANMGLLFVNLYFRDQIPAYLEAVYPPFWRRELDIEDIEVVKRCLASAGVDSSEFEAFVTGEGKVMHDSILETRFDAGMYGVPTYVVGDDIFFGREHLPYIRWVLSGKSGPAPDVANEVVK from the coding sequence ATGGATGTTCTCAAAAGCGACTCACCCGTCATTGTCTATTTGGATATCAAAAGCCCTTATGCGTTTATTTCCGTAAAACCTACCCTTGCGCTGGAGCGAGAGCTGGGGCTTTCGTTTGACTGGCGACCCTACACACTCGATATACCGAGTTATTTGGGGTCAGCGCGCAAGGAGAAAGGCGCGGTCGTTGAGTCTAGTGGCAGAAGCCCAAAGATATGGAACGCCATTCGCTACGCCTACATGGATGCCCGACGTTACGCCGAGAAGCAGGGTTACGTCCTGAAAGGCACTGAAAAGATCTGGGACTCAAGTCTCGCGAATATGGGCCTCTTGTTCGTCAATCTGTACTTCAGAGATCAAATCCCAGCGTATCTAGAAGCGGTTTATCCCCCGTTCTGGCGAAGAGAATTGGATATCGAGGATATCGAGGTCGTTAAGCGGTGCTTGGCGTCAGCTGGCGTCGATAGCTCGGAATTCGAAGCCTTTGTAACAGGTGAAGGCAAAGTCATGCACGACAGCATTCTCGAAACTCGCTTTGATGCAGGCATGTATGGCGTCCCTACTTACGTTGTTGGCGACGACATCTTTTTCGGTCGTGAGCACCTGCCTTACATCCGCTGGGTACTCTCAGGTAAATCGGGTCCAGCACCCGATGTCGCAAACGAGGTGGTGAAATGA
- a CDS encoding NADH:flavin oxidoreductase (PFAM: Pyridine nucleotide-disulphide oxidoreductase; NADH:flavin oxidoreductase / NADH oxidase family) has protein sequence MSTAELIDTTTDYPRLFQPLDLGFTTIKNRSIMGSMHTGLEEMPDGFERMAAFYAERAAGGIGMIITGGISPNEEGGVAVYDENGNPIFAASKLNTEREANGHRQVTDAVHAADPDVKIVMQILHMGPLAHNPNLVAPSKIRSRISKLTPNELDAEGIEKQIADHANCARLAKQAGYDGVEIIGSAGYLLSTFLVEKTNQRTDEWGGSYENRMRFPLEVVRRVRAAVGDDFIVIFRIAAMDMLQGGMSWDEIALLAKELEKAGASIISTHFVWHEANVPTIATMVPRAAFTRVTARVRKEVSIPVITSNRINMPEVAEEVLERGDADLVSMARPMLADSEFMNKAATGRRDEINTCIACNQACLDHTFSMKTTSCLVNPRACHETMLSYEPTTDAKSVAVIGAGPAGLAYSTVAAERGHKVTLFDAAEEIGGQFNLAKRVPGKEEFHETIRYYNKMLDKLNVDVRLGNRVSAADLRDQGFDHVVIATGITPRVPSIKGIDHPMVVGYIDAIMGRKPIGKKVAVVGAGGIGFDVTDLITHEGPSAALDIDVFAKEWGIDFENHPRGGVTGVEPQVASADREVYLIQRKSTPVGRGLGKTTGWTHRTTLGRRGVNMINGVDYRMIDDDGLHLMIEDKPVSLDVDTVIICAGQEPLRELFDELDDGNTSVEIIGGAFEAAELDAKAAINQASWSAAKL, from the coding sequence GTGAGCACCGCAGAATTAATCGATACAACGACCGACTATCCGCGCCTTTTCCAACCGTTAGATCTGGGCTTCACGACGATCAAGAATCGATCGATTATGGGTTCAATGCACACCGGACTTGAAGAAATGCCGGATGGCTTCGAGCGCATGGCTGCTTTCTACGCTGAGCGCGCTGCTGGTGGTATCGGAATGATCATCACCGGCGGTATTTCGCCTAACGAAGAGGGTGGTGTTGCGGTTTATGATGAGAACGGTAATCCCATCTTTGCTGCCTCAAAGCTCAATACTGAGCGAGAGGCCAACGGGCACCGCCAAGTAACGGACGCGGTCCATGCGGCAGACCCCGACGTCAAAATCGTTATGCAGATTCTGCACATGGGACCGCTTGCGCATAACCCTAATTTGGTTGCGCCCTCTAAGATTCGCTCACGTATTAGCAAGCTAACGCCCAACGAGTTGGATGCGGAAGGTATTGAGAAGCAAATTGCCGATCACGCCAACTGTGCTCGCCTAGCCAAGCAGGCAGGCTACGACGGGGTCGAAATTATTGGTTCTGCGGGTTATCTGTTGTCGACCTTCCTCGTCGAGAAGACCAATCAGCGAACCGACGAATGGGGCGGCAGTTATGAAAATCGTATGCGCTTCCCACTCGAGGTGGTTCGTCGTGTGCGCGCGGCTGTTGGCGATGACTTTATTGTTATTTTCCGTATTGCCGCGATGGACATGTTGCAAGGTGGCATGAGCTGGGATGAGATCGCGTTGTTGGCGAAGGAGCTTGAAAAAGCTGGTGCGAGCATTATCTCGACGCACTTTGTGTGGCACGAAGCAAACGTTCCTACCATTGCCACCATGGTGCCTCGCGCTGCATTTACCAGAGTAACTGCGCGTGTACGCAAAGAGGTGAGTATTCCGGTCATCACCTCTAACCGAATTAATATGCCTGAAGTGGCTGAGGAGGTATTGGAGCGTGGTGACGCGGACCTCGTCTCCATGGCGCGCCCCATGTTGGCAGACAGCGAGTTTATGAATAAGGCGGCGACGGGTCGTCGAGACGAGATAAATACCTGCATCGCCTGTAACCAGGCCTGTCTCGATCATACGTTTAGCATGAAGACCACGTCATGCTTGGTGAACCCGCGTGCTTGCCACGAGACCATGTTGAGCTATGAACCAACAACTGATGCAAAATCGGTGGCAGTGATTGGTGCTGGCCCTGCGGGTCTTGCTTACTCGACAGTGGCAGCCGAGCGCGGCCATAAGGTTACGTTGTTTGATGCAGCGGAGGAGATTGGCGGTCAGTTCAATTTGGCGAAGCGCGTTCCGGGGAAAGAGGAGTTCCACGAGACGATTCGCTACTACAACAAAATGCTCGATAAGCTAAATGTTGATGTCCGACTCGGTAACCGGGTTAGTGCGGCTGATTTGCGCGATCAGGGCTTCGATCATGTCGTTATCGCCACCGGAATCACACCGCGGGTCCCCAGTATTAAAGGGATCGATCACCCGATGGTGGTTGGCTATATCGATGCCATCATGGGACGCAAGCCGATCGGTAAAAAGGTCGCTGTCGTCGGTGCAGGTGGCATTGGCTTCGACGTCACTGACTTGATCACCCACGAGGGCCCATCAGCAGCACTAGACATTGACGTGTTTGCAAAGGAATGGGGCATCGATTTTGAGAATCACCCACGTGGCGGCGTCACGGGTGTTGAGCCTCAGGTGGCAAGCGCCGACCGCGAGGTGTATCTCATTCAACGTAAGAGTACGCCCGTTGGCCGTGGTCTCGGTAAGACAACGGGGTGGACGCATCGAACCACACTGGGTCGCCGCGGCGTGAACATGATCAACGGTGTTGATTACCGAATGATCGATGACGATGGACTGCACCTCATGATCGAGGATAAGCCAGTGAGTCTGGATGTAGACACTGTGATCATCTGCGCGGGTCAGGAACCACTTCGTGAACTCTTCGATGAGCTCGATGATGGTAATACAAGTGTTGAGATCATTGGTGGCGCTTTCGAAGCGGCCGAGCTCGATGCAAAAGCGGCGATTAATCAGGCGAGCTGGTCGGCAGCGAAGCTTTAA
- a CDS encoding glutathione S-transferase (PFAM: Glutathione S-transferase, N-terminal domain; Glutathione S-transferase, C-terminal domain) — protein MIDTPILYSFRRCPYAMRARMAIAYADINVGLREVVLKDKPPAMLEVSPKGTVPVVIDVDGTIIEESRDVMRWALHQNDPDAWLAGLGLDDPLISACDDDFKHWLDRYKYAVRFPEQDEIWYRGQAEAFLATLEPRLGDARFLNGSSLSVTDIAVFPFIRQFANVDLKWWDDHPYPNVARWLDGLVSSELFIEVMKKYPQWQDGDPEIAFPSWKALSC, from the coding sequence ATGATAGATACGCCTATTCTTTATTCCTTTCGGCGCTGCCCCTACGCGATGCGCGCCCGCATGGCGATCGCCTACGCGGACATAAACGTAGGCTTACGCGAGGTTGTCTTAAAGGATAAACCACCCGCTATGCTCGAGGTCTCGCCGAAAGGTACCGTGCCCGTAGTTATTGATGTCGACGGTACGATCATCGAAGAGAGTCGCGACGTCATGCGATGGGCGCTGCATCAGAACGACCCCGACGCTTGGCTGGCTGGCCTTGGGCTGGATGATCCTCTGATATCGGCTTGCGATGATGACTTCAAGCATTGGCTCGATCGCTACAAATATGCGGTTCGATTCCCGGAACAGGATGAGATCTGGTACCGAGGGCAAGCGGAAGCCTTTTTAGCCACGCTAGAGCCGAGGCTCGGAGACGCACGATTTTTAAACGGTTCCTCACTTAGCGTCACAGACATAGCGGTCTTCCCATTCATAAGGCAGTTCGCCAATGTCGATCTCAAGTGGTGGGACGACCACCCCTATCCTAATGTTGCACGATGGTTAGACGGCCTGGTATCCAGTGAGCTCTTTATTGAAGTGATGAAAAAGTATCCGCAGTGGCAGGATGGCGATCCCGAGATCGCCTTCCCCTCGTGGAAAGCACTTTCCTGTTAA
- a CDS encoding serine-pyruvate aminotransferase/archaeal aspartate aminotransferase (PFAM: Aminotransferase class-V) translates to MSRSKAKSSTFHPPVRTLMGPGPSDVSPRVLAASARPTIGHLDPLFVELMDDVKGLLQYAFQTENELTIPLSAPGSAGMEAAFVNLVECGDKVIVCQNGVFGGRMKENVERCGATPIMVMDRWGDPVDPEKLEAAIKEHPDAKVVAFVHAETSTGVRSDAETLCRLAKSAGMLVIMDAVTSLAGIDLQADAWGADVVYSGTQKCLSGLPGISPITFSNDAVAAIQARKHKVQSWFLDMNLIMGYWGEGAKRSYHHTAPVNAVYAIHEALLMLEEEGLEASFARHKANHLKLAAGLAELGLEMAVAEEWRLPQLNSVLIPEGLDDAKIRGRLLNEFDLEVGAGLGELAGKQWRIGLMGTSSNDVNINRCLTAFKAVLA, encoded by the coding sequence ATGTCACGATCAAAAGCAAAGTCATCGACCTTTCATCCGCCCGTACGCACGTTGATGGGTCCTGGCCCGTCGGATGTTTCACCTCGGGTGCTCGCGGCATCAGCCCGTCCAACCATCGGTCACCTGGATCCGCTTTTTGTTGAGTTAATGGATGATGTAAAGGGTTTGCTGCAATACGCCTTCCAAACCGAGAACGAACTGACGATTCCACTCTCAGCGCCGGGCTCGGCTGGAATGGAGGCTGCCTTTGTCAATCTGGTGGAGTGTGGCGACAAAGTGATTGTATGTCAGAACGGTGTGTTTGGCGGTCGCATGAAAGAGAACGTCGAGCGCTGCGGTGCTACACCAATCATGGTTATGGATCGTTGGGGTGACCCGGTTGATCCGGAAAAGCTCGAGGCTGCGATTAAAGAACACCCTGATGCGAAGGTTGTTGCTTTCGTTCACGCTGAGACATCCACCGGTGTCAGGAGCGACGCTGAGACGCTATGTCGATTGGCAAAATCAGCAGGCATGTTGGTGATTATGGATGCTGTCACGTCACTCGCCGGTATCGATTTACAGGCGGATGCTTGGGGTGCGGATGTGGTGTATTCGGGAACCCAGAAATGCCTATCGGGCTTACCGGGTATCTCACCGATTACCTTTTCTAACGATGCTGTCGCTGCGATTCAGGCGAGGAAGCACAAGGTTCAGAGCTGGTTTTTAGACATGAACCTCATCATGGGTTACTGGGGCGAGGGTGCAAAACGCTCTTATCACCACACGGCACCGGTGAACGCGGTTTACGCTATCCACGAGGCGCTGTTGATGTTGGAAGAGGAGGGGCTAGAAGCGAGCTTTGCTCGCCATAAAGCCAATCACCTTAAGTTAGCAGCTGGCCTTGCGGAGTTGGGTTTGGAGATGGCGGTTGCCGAAGAATGGCGCTTGCCTCAACTCAACTCAGTATTGATTCCTGAGGGGCTGGACGATGCCAAGATCAGAGGTCGACTCTTGAACGAGTTTGATCTTGAGGTCGGTGCAGGTCTTGGCGAGCTCGCCGGCAAGCAGTGGCGCATCGGTCTCATGGGAACAAGCAGTAACGACGTCAATATCAATCGTTGCTTAACTGCATTCAAGGCAGTTCTAGCTTAA